One part of the Thermococcus sp. genome encodes these proteins:
- a CDS encoding BlaI/MecI/CopY family transcriptional regulator: protein MPDEDLAREVQELRKALEAMKASFEVVSRMAQSYLRLLNVYAEYGGLGIDVVIPEIKHDPIAREIVKILFDLRKVNVSQIARELKGRRGKASRNTVRAKLEELERLGVVREIPAERGKVYTLSRDVVKRWLKLIGMPIRFEQTNDY, encoded by the coding sequence ATGCCCGATGAAGACCTCGCCAGGGAAGTCCAAGAACTCAGGAAGGCGCTCGAAGCGATGAAGGCGAGCTTCGAAGTCGTTTCACGGATGGCCCAGTCCTACCTCAGGCTCCTTAATGTTTACGCTGAGTACGGTGGGTTGGGTATAGACGTCGTCATCCCGGAGATAAAGCACGACCCGATAGCGAGGGAGATTGTGAAGATTCTCTTCGATCTCAGGAAGGTGAACGTGAGTCAGATTGCAAGGGAGCTGAAGGGCAGGCGCGGTAAGGCCTCCCGCAACACAGTCCGGGCGAAGCTGGAGGAGCTTGAGAGGCTGGGCGTCGTTAGGGAGATCCCCGCGGAGAGAGGCAAGGTCTACACCCTCTCCAGGGACGTGGTCAAGAGGTGGTTAAAGCTGATCGGAATGCCGATTAGGTTTGAGCAGACCAATGATTATTGA
- a CDS encoding ABC transporter ATP-binding protein yields MIVLEDVGKTIGGREVLRGISLTVKPGEIHAYLGHNGAGKTTTFRLILGLLVPDSGRVEVLGFNPLRNPEIRARIGYLPEYDLLYPNLSVWDNLRRYALLKGVFDGRELRNLLEFFELEEYSKKKVSALSSGTQRRVAMARTFLGSPEVLILDEPTKGLDPEWRLEFKRFLKDYARENNASVLFSTHILSDVDEVCRKVTIIRDGRVLFSGTLEEFRKSVPARGVLVKVREVEKALAVLEKAEYAPKLLKGYILVENAEPSNVNGLLVRNGITVEEIKRNEPSLEEVYSMLYERGIAHT; encoded by the coding sequence ATGATAGTCCTTGAGGACGTGGGGAAGACTATTGGCGGAAGGGAAGTCCTCCGCGGGATAAGCTTGACCGTAAAACCGGGCGAGATTCACGCCTACCTCGGCCACAACGGGGCAGGCAAAACAACTACATTCCGGCTTATCCTCGGCCTTCTCGTGCCTGACTCGGGTAGGGTTGAGGTTCTCGGTTTTAACCCTCTCAGGAATCCCGAAATAAGGGCGAGGATTGGCTACCTCCCCGAGTACGACCTCCTCTACCCGAACCTTTCAGTATGGGACAACCTAAGGCGCTACGCCCTGCTGAAGGGGGTTTTCGATGGGAGGGAGCTGAGGAACCTGCTGGAGTTTTTTGAACTTGAGGAATACTCCAAAAAGAAGGTTTCAGCCCTCTCCAGTGGAACTCAGCGGAGGGTTGCGATGGCGAGGACTTTTCTCGGAAGCCCAGAGGTTTTGATTCTGGACGAGCCGACGAAGGGCCTTGACCCGGAGTGGAGGCTAGAGTTCAAGCGCTTTCTCAAAGACTACGCGAGGGAAAACAACGCCTCCGTTCTCTTTTCGACCCACATACTAAGCGACGTTGATGAGGTCTGCAGGAAGGTTACCATAATAAGGGACGGACGAGTGCTGTTCTCCGGAACCCTTGAGGAGTTTAGAAAGAGCGTTCCGGCGAGGGGGGTTCTGGTGAAGGTCAGGGAAGTGGAAAAGGCCCTAGCAGTTCTTGAGAAAGCAGAGTATGCTCCGAAGCTTCTTAAGGGCTACATCCTCGTCGAAAACGCCGAGCCTTCTAATGTTAACGGACTTCTAGTCAGAAATGGGATAACTGTCGAGGAGATAAAGCGCAACGAGCCATCGCTGGAGGAAGTGTATTCTATGCTCTATGAGAGGGGGATTGCTCACACCTGA
- a CDS encoding MFS transporter, whose amino-acid sequence MPIRDLANLSRYSKITLFLVTIVSLGKSIIDPIYIAFLASRTVSKEQIGLLLTIYFVCLSIFDFPTGAIADKWGRKKTYLSGVGIYGCGLVLYGTSTKFGLFAISEILLALGSAFMSGSLIAWYYSSLKEHRLTEEAKSVFGLINASRTVCGVLAGLLAYQLVSFDIAYPFLMGGIIMFIAVGSGLVVMEENRGNNGKNTSFYNIMKNALRVSIYKKNLLYLLLGDAILSLALIYYIYSWQLLFTDELDIPARMLGILYIIGIFGSLFGNFLSGLLLKKSTSFKVSILSQSLILAAYIGFALSQSFMFAILCVFIYNVGFGTYGPAFSIWFNEIIPDEARSSVLSLNSSLASIVAAAGSSFSGLIAASYDIRFGFLVLTVPIVSAIMLFYISNIS is encoded by the coding sequence ATGCCCATTAGAGATTTAGCAAATCTCTCAAGATACTCTAAGATAACATTGTTTTTAGTAACTATAGTATCACTCGGTAAAAGCATAATTGACCCCATCTATATAGCATTCTTAGCATCAAGAACGGTCTCCAAAGAGCAAATTGGATTGCTCTTAACAATTTATTTCGTTTGCCTTTCAATATTTGACTTCCCCACCGGTGCCATCGCAGATAAATGGGGAAGAAAGAAGACTTATCTCTCAGGTGTTGGAATATATGGGTGTGGGTTAGTTTTATATGGTACGTCGACGAAATTTGGATTATTTGCAATTTCCGAAATTTTGTTGGCACTGGGGTCTGCATTCATGAGTGGCTCTTTAATTGCTTGGTACTACTCTTCTCTTAAAGAGCATAGATTAACAGAAGAAGCTAAAAGTGTATTCGGATTAATTAATGCAAGCAGGACTGTTTGTGGAGTCTTGGCAGGATTACTTGCATACCAACTGGTGTCATTTGATATAGCATATCCTTTCCTCATGGGTGGGATAATTATGTTTATAGCAGTAGGTTCTGGCTTAGTTGTAATGGAGGAAAATCGTGGGAATAATGGGAAGAATACATCTTTTTATAATATTATGAAAAATGCTCTTAGGGTCTCAATTTATAAGAAAAACCTCCTCTATTTACTCCTTGGTGATGCAATATTGTCTCTCGCATTAATTTACTATATCTACTCTTGGCAATTACTTTTTACTGATGAGCTTGATATACCTGCCAGAATGCTTGGGATCCTGTATATAATCGGAATTTTTGGCTCACTTTTTGGAAATTTCCTCTCAGGACTTTTATTAAAGAAGAGCACCAGTTTTAAAGTCAGCATTCTTAGCCAATCATTGATACTTGCAGCGTATATTGGTTTTGCACTTTCCCAGTCATTCATGTTTGCGATTCTCTGCGTTTTTATATACAATGTTGGGTTTGGTACATACGGTCCCGCATTTAGTATCTGGTTCAATGAAATTATCCCGGATGAAGCCAGAAGTTCAGTGTTATCCCTAAACAGTTCCTTGGCTTCAATTGTCGCAGCAGCTGGAAGTAGTTTCTCAGGATTAATAGCAGCAAGTTATGATATTCGGTTTGGATTCCTTGTTCTGACAGTGCCAATAGTCTCTGCAATAATGTTATTTTACATTTCAAACATTTCTTAA